The following coding sequences lie in one Phaeodactylum tricornutum CCAP 1055/1 chromosome 12, whole genome shotgun sequence genomic window:
- the FABFa gene encoding 3-oxoacyl-[acyl-carrier-protein] synthase (Catalyzes the condensation reaction of fatty acid synthesis by the addition to an acyl acceptor of two carbons from malonyl-ACP. May prefer short-chain fatty acid substrates. Probably contains bipartite plastid targeting signal as predicted by targetP.; Beta-ketoacyl-ACP synthase II; KAS II), translated as MSSGSNDSDPTRVVVTGLGVISGCGIGHDDFFQACLDGKSSLGVVQRFDVTHYPCQIASEVPDHMFDPNDFFVNPKNVRSNDRFTHFAVAAARQAVQDAGLGDTPETLQNPDRVGCMVGTAFGGVETFERETLKLAQKPERPKVSPFTIPALLGNTASGVIGIEIGCRGPNYGVTSACASGGHAIGEAMGMILDGHADVMIAGGTEATITPLCFAGFSAMKAMNTNCNDNPKAGSRPFDADRAGFVMGEGAGVVVLESLASAKARGARIYCELVGYGASCDAHHITTPAPEGRGLATAMEMALDQAGIAKTDVSYVNAHGTSTAYNDKFETMALKSVFGEHATNKDGTFVVSSTKSVTGHTLGAAGGLEAVVAAKSILHGMVPPTINLETPDPECDLDYVPNVKREMEVKAAMSTNLGFGGHNAAILFKKYQE; from the exons ATGAGTTCCGGCAGCAATGACTCCGATCCCACccgtgtcgtcgtcactggGTTGGGTGTCATCTCGGGTTGCGGTATTGGACACGACGATTTCTTTCAAGCATGTTTGGACGGAAAGTCCAGTCTCGGAGTCGTCCAGCGTTTTGACGTTACCCACTATCCCTGCCAAATCGCCAGTGAAGTTCCCGATCACATGTTCGACCCcaacgactttttcgtcaaTCCCAAAAACGTCCGTTCCAACGATCGCTTTACGCATTTTGCCGTCGCGGCGGCTCGACAAGCCGTCCAAGACGCCGGTCTCGGCGATACGCCCGAAACTTTACAAAACCCGGACCGGGTAGGATGCATGGTGGGTACCGCCTTTGGGGGCGTGGAAACCTTTGAACGTGAAACACTCAAGCTGGCACAGAAACCCGAACGACCCAAG GTCTCACCCTTTACCATCCCCGCACTCCTCGGCAACACAGCATCTGGTGTTATTGGCATTGAAATCGGGTGTCGTGGACCAAACTATGGTGTCACGTCCGCCTGTGCCAGTGGTGGACACGCCATTGGAGAAGCCATGGGCATGATTCTCGATGGGCATGCCGATGTTATGATTGCCGGCGGAACCGAGGCCACCATTACACCACTCTGTTTTGCGGGATTTTCTGCCATGAAGGCCATGAACACGAACTGCAATGATAATCCGAAAGCAGGATCCCGACCATTCGATGCCGATCGAGCGGGTTTCGTCATGGGCGAAGGTGCCGGTGTCGTCGTACTGGAGAGTTTGGCGTCGGCCAAGGCCCGCGGCGCCCGGATTTATTGCGAACTCGTTGGCTACGGTGCCAGCTGTGATGCGCATCACATTACAACTCCCGCTCCTGAAGGCCGAGGTCTGGCGACGGCTATGGAGATGGCCCTGGATCAGGCCGGTATTGCCAAGACGGACGTCAGTTACGTGAACGCACATGGTACGTCGACAGCCTACAACGATAAGTTCGAAACCATGGCTCTCAAGAGTGTTTTTGGTGAGCATGCGACCAACAAGGATGGAACCTTCGTGGTATCGTCAACCAAAAGTGTAACGGGGCATACACTGGGTGCCGCGGGTGGTTTGGAAGCGGTTGTGGCCGCCAAGAGCATTCTGCACGGCATGGTACCGCCAACCATCAACCTGGAAACGCCCGACCCAGAGTGCGATTTGGATTACGTTCCCAACGTTAAACGAGAAATGGAGGTCAAGGCTGCCATGAGTACCAACCTCGGATTTGGGGGGCACAATGCCGCCATTCTTTTCAAAAAGTATCAAGAGTAA